The nucleotide window CTCATGCAACTCCCTGAGGCATGTACTCTGTACTATTTTTACTTTGGATAGGGCAAGTTGGAGCCTCAGCTTTTTATTGCCATCAGTTTTCGCCTAACTTTCTATTCCAAAAACACCTGGGCAGGAAAATGGAAATTCCACCTAAAGTCCCAATAAAACCTACCCAAAACTACACACTCTTCTAGCCCTTACTGATGCCTGTGGCCCCATGGGGGAGATTTCCCTCCACTGTCTATTCTAACACCTGTCAAATAGGAAATTGAGGGCTCTGTTAGAGAAAATTGTCCTCATTTCCTGTCTACTAAAACATTGGGCAAAtcttccatacaaaaaaaaaaaaaaactgactgcgTTTCCTTTCAAAGTTCTACGTTAACCATACATTAGAATGTCTAGAGGATCCCTATTGGAGACATTTCACCCTTAAATGATTCCATTACAGAAAAGGAAATGATTACCCCCATTGATCCAGAGAAATCAAGAGTAGGTAAAAGGTACACGAGATGTTATAGCTTCTTATCTCACTGGGGCAGGAAGTGAAGGCAAATTTTCCCAAAAAGGTAACAATCACTAATAAAAGCTGACAGTGGTCATGTTTTTGTTCAGGATGGGAAATATTATCTTTAGTACTAAACTGCTATATATTCCAAAGGCACGTTTTCCTAATCCGGGGGCTGGATGTGTACTTCCTGTGTGTTAGATGTATCTACCTGCATGTATaaatgtgttcagaataatagcactGTATTTAGGTGAATGATCCTCCAAATCAGCTTTTATTTCCAAAGGAATAACACAcatttcatgttttgatttggaatagaagtgcagtgttcccaatgcatttatgtgtatagaaataaaagttaGTTTTAGCTTTATTCACGTTTTCAAGACAGTGTTATTATTCCGAACACAACTGTATATGTCAGTCCATATATAATGCATATCAATaggctgtgtgtgtatatagatatatatatatacactaatatacacacacaatatataccaGTATATTGTCCTTTTATACAGTATATCTAGATATTATCTATGTGTATggtatacattgtatattatcagactatgcatatatatatatatacttacacacacacatatatatatatatatatatatatatatatatgttatatattgggATAATATGTATATACAGGCAGAATATTAGGACATTCTCCCATAGTATATAGACACTGCTACCAGAACacaatatgtatatgtacagtgtATATTGTGCACACACAGTGTATATAGCACAGCCCCTCCATGCCGTATCAGCATGGTGTACAGACATGAACAGCCTCCCTCTTACCTCCTCTGCTGCAGCCTCTCCTCACAACGCTGCCTGTCGTAAAGAGCCGGCTGTGACATGTGAGCGAGATTTTCGGAGCAGGCGCCGTAAAGCGAGTCCAAGATGGCGGCGGCCATGGCTTCGTGTGAGTAGAGGAGAGGGCGAGGGTGACAAAACATTGGGGTAACTCTGTGAAGGAGGGGTTCGTACTGTGGAGGTTTTGCACTGTTGTTAAACCGAGTATATTAGCTGTGGGGGTGCAGGACTATAAATTACAGCATGGGTATTAGGTCTGTAGGTCAGAGGTCAGGTTTTTGGGTTCTGACAGGAACATTTTTGTCTCCTATAGTAAGTGTCAGCTGGGATTTTTGCAGCAATATGAGGCAGAGGAGGTTGTTATGGGCCACAAGAAATAATCTGATATTTGACTCAGTAATCAATATGGATCCTTAGGTTGCTGCAcaatgattgtaagctcttcggggcaaggtcctctccacctgctgtctgtatctgtcatttacatcccctagttactgtacagcgctgcgtaatatgttggtgctatataaatcctgtttaataactaataataatgatagcGCCATAGAGGAGAGGAAATATAAAATCAGATCTTTCAGTGGTTGCTTTGTGTATGAATATCTGAAGCTATATTTCAATCATTGGAATATTTCACAATGGTCTCCAGTATACCAATCAATGTACGCACATGTCCTATGGAGCGGGGAGGACGAGCAGGTGGCACCCCACCGTTCTATAGGAAATGATGGCACTCAGATGTTTTGTGATTCACCTGGCAGAAACGTTGTCCGAGCACCACTGTACACATTGTTCACCCAAGGTGACAGCAAACATTCATCTTGCTGGATAATATCCAGATTAAAATGCAACTAATTGCAAAATTGGTGATcgggcaggtttttattgcagaaagatctGTCTGATCACACTGCCAGAGGTCAAATCTTGCTGAATGTGCAACTCTGCgttacccagcaatcctggcttcctttgtACATACCAGGAATGAATAAAATACTACACGCCTATCATGATGACTGCAGATCGTTTTCAGGTTAAGGACAAAGATGGTGGCACAGTGCAATgtaatggggacaggtgagtttcACCTGATTTCATTCCACTGCAATATGCTCCCTATAGGTAGCCTGGAGCCCAAATCCAGGCAAAGAATTTGTTATGGATACTGAACAGACTACATAGGAGTCAATCCTTATGtcaagattttattgctgtctgtcttcagaagagagattttctttttctgtcccaCTGACCCCTAGACATTTGGGTGCAATGTCTTCAGGATAGGATTAAAAACCTGGCAGAGGTGTTCTAGCTCTGTGCCATTCTACTAAATGTCTTTTAGGTTTTGTCTTTTCATCATTTCCGTGTcagtactgaaaaaaatgaaagaaatttttCAACTGTTctaaagaaaaatactaaaagttATTGTGCATACTATATGCTATATTATAAGAagctaataaatatgtaaatagcaACTTTCTGGAGGCTTTGGCACTCCATCCGTTCTTTCAGACTAGACTTTAGATTGTCTAGATACTGTATAGGTCATGGTAGTATTGGCAAGGGGtgttcacacaatatatattggtaataaaataaatatacggTATATTGGAATACAGAATTGTTGATTTAACATAAGTATAGACAAAGAGCTATATTACCATTTCAAGAAGAAAATGTTCAGATAAATGATGGAATGTGATTTTCCATGCTGTTCTGATTTAAAGCAGTGTAATCAACATTTACCATTTGTGATTCAGACATAAATTACATTCCACTTTCCCAGTGCTTCAGTTCTTTCTGGCATTCCTGTAGTTCAGCAACCCACTTAATTTCCTTCAACCTGGACATTTGGGAAAACTTTTTACCTCTGATGCACTTGGGGGATTCCCAAACTTTCACCATAACCCTAGTGTATCTTTCATCAGTTACAatcaaagagagaaaaagattaaCAGCACTGGCTTCCGAAAGTACAATAATCATTGAAACATTCACTGCAATACCCACCTTCAATCTGGTGCAGCTTTTCCACTTCTTTAGTGCATGGTGCTGCTCTTCTGGGTTCAATGATAATCGGAGGTTTTCAACCAGTGGGCAGTCCTAACCCCTGCACTGAACAGTAATAACATGTAAGTGGTGTTATATGCTGGAGTACCGAGATTCCAGGCCAAGGGTGTCCAAGTCCTTAAAACAAATCTTAGATCAGAAAATGACTTTATTGTTCCTGATCCCTATTGGTGCACCCACATgcagggctttatttattaaagctctccaaggcggggtaggatacactttcatcagtgaagctgggtgatccagcaaaactggaatggatctggtccaagattcaaaacatttgctagcaatccATTCCAAgtgcttggagaactttaaaaaatcatgcccaCATAGTAGTAAAAATgctaagtgtttttattttttacagctttatggGGGTCACTATTCCGCATCCACCGAGGGTGAGTAACACTTATTGCTGTTCTCTTTTAACAGTTgtgtaaaagttgtattttaacAGTATATTGTTATAGTTGCTGTCCAACATCAGTTTGGGTAAAATGATCCTTTACCTAGACTTTATACAGATTAACTTTAGGATTGTtattaggtaattggctttccctcaaaaatttacttagactatgttaatgacctatgtctatgacattagattgttagccccctGAGGAATAGTGGACTTTCTAAAACACAATGAattatgtctgtgctatataaatactggtagtaataataataaccttccTGGTAGGTAAAAGCAGCCCTGCCAAAATAAACGTTAGAATAAAAGTCCATGCAATAGAAAAGCCTTTATACTTCCCTCTTCTGTAAACTATGACCCCTACCTTTCCTCTGCTCTCTGAGTCCTCTGTGTTCTATATTTCTGAGAGTTTTGGAACACAGCTGACAATACAGGTATTGATGAGCCCATTCTCTTACCCTCATGTCACTGTAGGACTGTGCGGTGACTTAGGGATTTGGTAGTAGAACCACAGCCCTTAGCAGGGTACACTTCTGCATCCTAGTGTAAGTGTCAGATTCTTTTACCTCTGACAATGGCTGCAGTACTGTATTAGAAGGAATGTATAAGACATGTGCCATCAGAGAAGTGAGTACTGTATTACCACTCTTCTGTTGCAGAGACTTCTGATTTGTGTTATCCTTTCCTCAGACAACAGTACGGCTTTAAGCTAATATAATTTAGTTATATTGAACATGTGTCTTGGTGATGGTAGTCCTGTGTTTTAgagaacaaatacatttgtgaTGTGCAAAGTCATTTTTAAGTAGTATAAATTTAGGGAAAGGTTTAGGGAAAGGTCTCTGTTACACAGCTGGCATTTAAACTTGTGCCACTTTCCTGGCCTTGGAGCGGTGAGCCATTTTTCTGGGCAGCCTGGTTCTTGATAATGATTGGAGAAGGAactggtttgaaaaaaatggacattcatttttgtttttgttatctttttacatttgccaGGCGGAGTGCAGGACctgtaataaaaacaagattagCTTTTTCCATAAGCTACATTACCATAGCATCTAAGCTAAGAAGcacttaaaatatacatttccctCTTTAAACCAGGAAATAGTTTAAATATTGTGTCCAAAAATGGACAGGTGTTACAGGaaataacaagaaaacattttttcattggtGAACAGGTTTAGGCAAAATCTGTTAGATTATTTTTACATGTGGTCCAATCTTAATGAATCCTGTTTTCACCAGGCCTTTGTTGTTTGAAAACAGGCAAAAATGactttaacatctttttttacacaacagccccccccccccccccccccgttgaAAGTAAATCTCCAGCAGAAAAATTGTCAAACACAGTGCATGCAATCAAATTATTGATAAACACAcctaaaagtaaataattacaaGCTGTCTTTTAAGGATATATTAGTCTAATGCCATTGCTTTGTACTTTAGGGTGTCTGCTGCAGGCTGCTTACTTTCTCAGAGCTGTATCCACACTACTGCTGCTCTGGAGAGGCATTCTTGGGAGATGAAGAATAAAGTGGTTTATCCACCTCAACTTCCTGATGAGCCTCGAAGGCCTGCGGTGAGTCCAGAACATGTTGTAAATAGGATTTTCTGATGTGTTCCTATTTaactcagggttctccccaggcccttttagctgggtgcaccacccgacacttttcagcacccacccggctgtttttaggtggttactaaggagtttggtcacaatacaggggctgccacccacctacaatttcttcccacccagcttaaaaaaaattctgggttgagcactgtaactTATTGGTGAAAGGTGAACGATAGCCTTTTCAGTGTGACTGGTGTTGTGATCAAAATGTAGAGGACTTATTTGTGGCTTAAAACAGTAAATCCTAGTTTAAATTTTAGATGCCAGCAAATGCCACTCAAATGAAAAGTAATTGTCCCCTGAAGTCTCTTTAGAAACTAACACTTCTGTAGTGTTGATCTTTCATATTCCCTGCATTCAGCGATTTCTTTTCCCATACCCTATGTCACTACTGGATACAGTAGTAATATTGGCGTCAACAGGACGAATTACTGAATACTgtcaaaacatgtaaaacatgatcTAAACTAAACTACATCCAGAGTGGTGATTAATGAGTCCAAGTAtcatttctttgtttgcagacgacaccaaactatgtaatggaattatgttattacaggatgtctataatctacaagcagactttgATGCACTGCACGGGCAGCCAAGttgcaaatgtaatttaatatagataaatgtaaagttatgcacttggaggctaacaacgtgcatgcttcatactgccaATCTGCAATATCTGAAGCTAGCAAcctactttcttgtattaaaagagaaatagactgcagagatggagacaaaatcctgcccctgtaaaaagttgtgggcaccagttcacaaaaaggacattgtggaattggagagagtgcagagaagggcaactaaattaataaaaggaatggaggcgctcagctatgaggagagattagctgaactgaatctattctcccttgagaagagacgtataaggggggatatgatcgccctgtataaatatataaatggtccacatagagaactctcttccccattattcactttgagatcattacaaagaacaagagggcactctttgcgtctggaggaaaaaaaagttttagctccggataaggatgggattcttcactgtaaggtctgtgaaaatgtggaataggctccctcaggaaatagtttcagcaaatactatagaaaaagctggatgtttttctagaagcacagaatataactgggtattaaatctttaaagtaaagacaacagagactgttgatccagggaacatccgattgcctcatggaatcgggaaggaattttttccctctgttggagcaaataaaCCAtgatttataaaggttttttttgccttcatctggatcaactgtacttatatggttttatctgtGATATAccggttgaactttatggacatggatgtcttttttcaacctaactatgtaactgcgCAGGGAGAGTAGAACTCCCATGTTGTGGACTCAACGAGTGGGTGTATTTGAAAATATACACTCATAAATGTGGGTATTTAAGCAGAATAGGGATTAGTATGCCAGCATCTGGCTTGCTCAGTGTTCACATTCTGATAACTTGACAGCAAAGACtgatataattttttaatcttttttttttcataaaggaaGTATACCACGCTCGGAGGCAGATCAAATACAGCCCAGATAAGATGTGGTATTTGGCAAAACTGGTAAGCTGCATTTACTGTACATCATTTATCCGCCTTATTACAAGCATTTCTGTATACATTGCTTAAATTATTTGTAGTTAGTAAAGAGACGCTTATTCTTTAGACTTCCTGCCCTTATATAAAAGTTCTATagtacacagcaaaaaaaaaaacaaaaaaaaaaacatcagacatTGGGGAATAAAAATATACACCCATGGTGCCTAAGCAAGTGGCTCCTGAGTATGCATACAGATATCATAGAtatgtttacatttgtattttctaaACTTCATTGAGGTATCTATCTACTTGACACATTTCCAAAATTGACAAAAACTttaagattttacaaaaaaatgtgtaaattatattGTGTTCGTATGAAcactaaaactaaataaactttatttttaactaaaaatagaTTTCATCAACTATCACCCCCATACTGTGCAACACAAAAACTGCAGGTAccagcttttattttataatgtgtgtatgtacatatgtaaatggaaaataaaaacaaataccctggcaTCCAAAGGGTCAAACTGAATAAAACAACagttggtatatatttttttattttactgcagagtCTTTCTAAATTTCAGGATCCTGGGGGCAGACTGTAGATAAAATCTGTCTCCAGTGGTCTGACACTCCCCACCTTACCACAATACAGATGTCTGTTAAACACCAATGATACCTAAAACCTAGTACACATGGACAGATTTTCACTCCCATTAAGTGATTTCCATCTAATGGGAATGGTTAGATTTGAGTTGAATCTGAAGAGAAATCAGTAACTAACGGTTTGTAAGCAGCTGGTAAATATCAATTGAAAGTACATGTTCATGTGATTTGTATGAACAGATCAATACTGATAGGTAATCTGGTGTTTTCTGGTGATAACCAAGAAAAACCAATCCAAAGAGCAAATTATTGCTCACATGTGTATAGTGAGACTGCCAAGAACGGGACCTACTTGTGACAAAGCAGGGGAGCGTATACCCAATGGGGAGAGATACGTTTGGGAGGTTTTCCTTCCTTTTATGTGGCACTGGTCACACAGTGTAATACCACAacaaggataataaaaaaatctaaatcagtTCCCCATCATCTTCTACTCTAAGCTAAAAGTAAATTTTGACTAACACTCCACTGTAGGATCTAACATCGGTTTATATTAATGAAAGTTGCTTCAGGTGAACTATATACATTGCATGGATTTTAGCCAGCCTCttcctaaatgtatatattttactgttcGAAAGGAATTGGTGTTTGACCTTGCCCTTTAGTACTTTGATTTCAAAATAATAAGGCCTGCCTTTAATCTAACCACCGGAGCAATCTCAGTGCAGCAACATCCTTTAGAAGCATATATGGTGAATAACCAGTTAAATACTTTTcaacataacattaaaaactttatttattaaatgttctttaaaagcaGAATTTCTCGAAATAAAAACAAGTTCATTAACAGTATACATCACTAATGATCTCCTTTTAGAATACACATTTTTAGAGTATTTCAAATTTCTATGCATTTCACGGAACTaagtttgcttcttcaggaaacaagaGATCTACAAtcgtaaaaaaatacataacataaattCCTAAACCTCACAGCATCTTTAAAAGTGAAGATTAAAATTCCAAAAATCCTAATAGCCATCATTTAATTAACATATCCATACAACTTACATAGATGTCCTGGGTGTAAGCAATGACATGAAGTACTTCTCACATGTGGGTATCCTAAAAGAAGATCATTGTTGATGTATACTGTTTAtgaacttgtttttattttgagcaattctgctttttaataacatttaataaataaaagtttttaatgttatgttgaaaaatatttaaaacgtttttggctttaaaagtcccatcaACTGGTTATTTACCATAAATGCGATTTGTTTGCTTTAGAAGCAGATGAGCCTTGGAGAGTATCAGTACAAAGTAATTCCTGCAGGTTATGTCTATAACTTGTCATACcagcaggaaattacatttttgtgttaattCTTTATACTGACTACAATCGTAAGATGGCATCTCACAAGGGTGCAAAATCTTCACTTTTAGCAGTTTTAGAAAATTGTAGCATCTGCAGTTTAGAGTAAAAGTTAGAACGTAAAAACGTTTCCACTTACATTTCATTAACATTTGTGTGATATAATTACCTCTTCTGCTTTTTGTGGGTAATTATTATTGTCTTGTTAACAATTTCATTGCCAGACTAATAAGCACAATTCTCAAGTGTGTAGCATCACTTACAAGTATCAGGCTGTCTTTGGTGACATTGACAGCAGCTGCTTGGAAACATCATTTTTCCACCAAGGCTCTGCCTGTAAATTAGCATGGGCTGTTTGATTAATTCCGTTAagcaacattttgtaaattaaatcttTGCCGGTTCCTTGTGATTAATTCCCTAAATCCAGAACTTTGACTGGAACAGCAAACATACTTCTGTAAAATGAGTTTCTTGGTCATCAAAGTGAAAAAGGAGCAAGTTATTAATTCATCTAGATGGTGGTTGAAGATATGTAAATGATTCCGAATTCTCATAGAATGTATTTTCATGGAGGGAGCTGTACAGCACTGCAGGGCCTGTGGAGCAACGGAATAATAACTGATGAGCACATGGTGGTGTAGGATTTAACTCTTTCCTTCCTTTTATAGGTCAAAGGGATGTCTATAGACCAAGCTCTTGCTCAGCTAGAATTCAATGACAAAAAAGGTGCAAAGATCATGAGAGAGGTAAGACTTTTATTGCCATcaaggggaattttttttaagctgttggCTGAAATAGGCATAAGGAAGAATCTAAATAACCACTTTTGGATTGTCGTCTCCCTATCGCAGACATGTGTGCTGATACTCGCTTGTATTCTTTCCTGCCAGTTTAGCACTGATGGCCTAGTGCCCCAGTGGAGGCTGACTTTCTCCTTCATAGGTTTAGGTCTGAACAGGTTTCTTTTATGCAATCATGGGAGAATCCTTGTTATAAGACAAGTTTTGATTGTCTTTCATAAGATCTCAGCCCTGGCATTCCAAAGGATAGCCTTACAACCTAAAACTTGTGTTCTGACAAAAacaattaatgttaataaaataataaaaaataatttaggaggAACTAATCCTTCTTATGCTCATCAGTCCCTGATCCATCTTGCTTATTCTTTGCTTTCCAAAGACGATcttcggctatcttgattggccgacATGATGTAACTTAATTGGTTCATGCATTTCTGGCAAGCGCAGTAGAAGCCGGGATTCCTGGGTTTCTCTGACAACAGTTATTGgcgaagggacatcacctgtctttcAATACCAACCTACCTGAATGGCGCATGTTAAAAgtgtgactttagttccactttaaaaggctgtaatattatattaaactAGAGTAGAGTAGAGatacaaattattacaaaggATCATTATAGATTAAAAagatcaatatttattaattatacatttgttttttaggtttttatttctgtgttcctattaggaagctttttctttattttgtgaccCAACTATATCACAAGAATCCTCTTCCTTTACAATTTTTACTAgaaagtgtgttttgtttttttcattcctaCTGAAAAATAGAATTACCTCATTGTTTGCTCCTTGTTACATAAAGTGAGGGAAAAATCTCTCTAACTGGAACACAGATTATAAatgctttaataatatttattatagatcTTAACCCTTCCCCACATATAAAATCAGTTTCAGTTTTAGCTTGTGttccacttaaagcagaactttaaaaaacaaaaatcactttccctgtgaaaagcccttgatccgTCCGCAAACCAAAACCAGGGAGGTCCTGTGCTGTCTTGGTTTCCCTCCTTTCTGACGCTCACCATTCCATCCAGCATCACAATCTcatttcttctgggttcttcctcatgtcacccaaactcgcactgcACAAGCACGAAATCCGGTGACCTTTCTTctgccaaatgtaaaaaaaaaatggccctttttttccccctaaattaGAGGAAACCCCCTTGATGACAAGTTCTCAAACATgggcaaaaggagcagcccagcCTTCTGAAGTATGTGACCGTTTCCTCTTCAGTCTGGGGACCTCACCAAAAAACTAGTGGATAGCCCACTCTTTATATAaggttaaaaatgtgatgataggtatgctttaaactaCAGTGGTTTTTAGTGTATTCATGAAAAATTCATTTAACATGGCAGTTAGATTACTTGTCACTAGATGGAGTCGCTGCTGCTTGAATAATGAAGAATCGTAGGCTTTTCATGACaagccttgatttttttttgtctgataaaTAATACTATGTACATATCTAGTCAGGGTATTATTAGGCAAATTCCATGGAAAATGATGCTTatctttttcaaaatatttttttttttttattgcactttggTAGAACAATGAAGGATCACATTTCAACCCATTGCCGTTGCCATGAGTCTTTAGGAAAACTGTAGTCACAGTAGAATGTAAAATCTGAGCCAAAAGTAATTACACCTAGGtgtcaaatgaaaagaaaaaattgtatatcTCCTATTAAATGTTAATGGTTATGCACTTtacttgtgtatttatttgtttgcttggagttccaCTTAAATGGTGCTAATGAGGGGAACTTGCATCATGGCGTTATATTGAAATGCATCCTGTATTTAAATGCTAACTTCATGCTTTAAGCaattagaacctttttttttgtcgCCACTTCCAGTGGGAACACTATTGTCTAAGACCATAGCCCCAGGTCTTTATTATTCTCTATATCAGTTTGAATGAGCTTGTACAGCAAATAGTCAGTGTTTTGTACCTAAAGCTCAACTGCAGGTACAAAAACTTTCAATAGAAATCTTCTTTagtagccaaaaagtttatttccGTGTGCACCAGATTCCTTTGCAAACCCAGCTTGTAAAGCAGAGTCAACATCACTGTTCTCTACATTACCTGTCCAGAGAGCAAAACTGTGGGAGTGACCTAGCAGTCCTGTCCACTGCAAACCCCTTTGCAGAAAATACCGGTCACACTGCACAAGAAGAGAGAGCAACAGTGCCTGGCCTTTTTAAAGAGGTTTCCTATATAAAGACCAAGATCCACACTGATTATCTGCATACATTGAAAAGTTATACACAAGGCATATGAAGattcaaataaaaatgcacatttctcttttctttacagTATTTGCATATTCCCTTCTTGATATTGTATAgaaaattatgtatttgttttctgtactGGCTTTTCAATCATTAATATACAACCCCATACTTTTTggttattatgaataatataggTCTTACTGGAAGCCCAGGAAATGGCTGTAAGAAACCACCATGTGGAGTACAAGTCCAATCTTCATATAGGTAAGCTTTGCAGTAAACAGAATATGTCATACGGTTTGTTTGTCTCTGAATGTTTTATGCAAAGAATATAGtagttataaaaaagaaaatgataatttaaaaGAAGACGCTTAGTCACCAGTATTTGATTATTTCAATAAGCATTACTAAGTCATAGTTTCCCTACTTTGCTCCAGGTCAAGGGAAATCAGGAGCCAGCAGAGAGTATCTATACTCTCTTAGATAGGTACAAGGCTTTCCCATTTGCTTTGGACTCCTACAGAGCACATCAATTATCCTTTTTTGCAGTTGTGCTTCAGCAGGCAGGAACTTCTTACATCCTTTACTGGTGATTGAATC belongs to Pyxicephalus adspersus chromosome 2, UCB_Pads_2.0, whole genome shotgun sequence and includes:
- the MRPL22 gene encoding large ribosomal subunit protein uL22m, which translates into the protein MAAAMASSLWGSLFRIHRGVSAAGCLLSQSCIHTTAALERHSWEMKNKVVYPPQLPDEPRRPAEVYHARRQIKYSPDKMWYLAKLVKGMSIDQALAQLEFNDKKGAKIMREVLLEAQEMAVRNHHVEYKSNLHIAESLSNKGKYLKRIRYHARGRFGIMDKVYCHYFVKLVEGPPPPKEQPISGFEQAKEYVENLKNRNIIRSL